A stretch of the Vigna radiata var. radiata cultivar VC1973A chromosome 7, Vradiata_ver6, whole genome shotgun sequence genome encodes the following:
- the LOC111241950 gene encoding uncharacterized protein LOC111241950, whose product MGMYGGGDEGKVFVKKSDICRRGKENPLHRLLATVSATEISRREPWSKASPTTPFSARDIAIHRTGSPISFSRARDLLVWERRRSFVAARVPSSRSLLRTTIPTDSGHTSVASPLPTNQQHQALSSPYSHHRSYNWKQNSKPPLTKPLSLLPCFAFQSWSPYRLFFTDLDLILYGISAWEKGNEGMFCLRCCLIFFPWLLIRRMMENEDGEYKLCCRKGEGSSRDCLFSGVAGDSKVDEDPMVLILMMREVFFGES is encoded by the exons ATGGGCATGTATGGTGGAGGTGATGAAGGGAAGGTGTTTGTGAAGAAATCTGATATTTGTAGAAGgggaaaagaaaat CCTCTGCACCGGTTGCTGGCCACCGTCTCCGCCACCGAAATCAGCCGCCGGGAGCCCTGGTCCAAGGCGTCGCCAACGACGCCGTTTTCCGCTAGAGATATCGCCATCCACCGCACAGGTTCTCCCATTTCTTTCTCTCGTGCGAGAGACCTTCTGGTTTGGGAACGCCGCCGGTCGTTCGTCGCCGCAAGGGTTCCCTCCTCTCGTTCTCTTCTTCGCACAACAATTCCGACTGACTCCGGCCACACCTCCGTCGCGTCGCCGCTGCCGACGAACCAGCAACACCAAGCTCTCTCTTCTCCAT ATAGCCACCACCGATCCTACAATTGGAAGCAAAACTCAAAACCACCATTGACAAAGCCACTGAGTTTATTGCCCTGTTTCGCCTTTCAATCTTGGTCTCCTTATCGACTATTCTTTActgatttggatttgattttgtatgGAATCAGTGCGTGGGAGAAAGGTAATGAAGGTATGTTTTGCCTGAGgtgttgtttgattttctttccaTGGTTGTTGATTCGGAGGATGATGGAAAATGAAGATGGGGAATATAAGTTATGCTGTAGGAAAGGGGAAGGTAGCAGTCGTGACTGTCTGTTTAGTGGTGTTGCCGGAGATAGTAAAGTGGACGAAGACCCGATGgttttgatattgatgatgagAGAAGTGTTTTTCGGTGAGAGCTGA